One genomic segment of Thermovibrio guaymasensis includes these proteins:
- a CDS encoding clostripain-related cysteine peptidase has product MKKIMSTLFLSLFISSCGGGGSGSSSGNYTVEGKFISSYVQGLKVCTKDMKYCTQTDRYGNFSIKSTSKTPEVVFFIRDVELGEYSLKENGETVTPFKLSKDNQVGDAIAKIIHALGNDTDGTKELIDLSNIKVEANPNIESILSAVESKEDFTLNVNGGNYLVKVSFPEGKPQVELCKEGKCTPVNYRQWLVLILMAADNDLNKYAYDDLDEISQVKFNPQVKVIAVADLYGRSGTIVGESSEETGEFETYQSSNELNTGSGYTVREIVKTYEDKYPSPKVALIFWDHGDGWRSSRFAAIDKTDNSYLFMYRLVNALKELQREGYKVNFIGFDECLMGMEEVFFDVGQFSDAVVASEALEPGAGWNYTYLFRKIVENPSVDSYQFGKLVVDAYREAYRNQDQKTIILLSKEEIEKLTSAINKLYYRLSTENFQYFYQARENSVVVSDNQNQTLYHVDLYSFANQLKDKFSEAQEITSIIENAYKFLNDPNLKGISIYFPPTSESDDSYPCYLLDRPSTEVICFEDPDYYNPFAVNLWDDFLTKYYYLLEDK; this is encoded by the coding sequence ATGAAAAAAATAATGAGCACACTCTTCCTTTCCCTTTTTATCTCTTCCTGTGGAGGAGGAGGAAGCGGTAGTTCCTCAGGAAACTATACTGTTGAGGGAAAGTTCATATCTAGCTACGTTCAGGGACTAAAGGTATGTACTAAGGACATGAAATACTGCACACAAACTGATAGATACGGAAATTTCTCAATCAAAAGTACAAGTAAAACTCCAGAAGTTGTCTTCTTCATAAGGGACGTTGAGCTGGGAGAATACTCTCTTAAAGAAAACGGAGAAACAGTTACACCCTTTAAGCTCTCCAAGGATAACCAAGTAGGAGATGCTATAGCAAAAATAATTCACGCCCTTGGGAACGACACAGATGGAACTAAAGAGTTAATAGACCTATCTAACATCAAGGTTGAAGCTAACCCGAATATTGAATCAATTTTATCTGCAGTTGAGAGTAAGGAGGACTTTACTCTAAACGTAAATGGAGGAAATTATTTAGTAAAAGTCTCCTTTCCTGAAGGGAAACCTCAGGTTGAACTGTGTAAAGAAGGTAAGTGCACTCCCGTTAACTATAGGCAGTGGTTAGTACTGATTTTAATGGCTGCAGATAACGACTTAAATAAATATGCTTACGACGACCTAGATGAAATATCTCAAGTTAAGTTCAACCCGCAAGTTAAAGTTATAGCTGTAGCAGACCTGTACGGTCGAAGTGGAACTATAGTAGGAGAATCATCAGAAGAAACCGGGGAATTTGAAACGTACCAGTCTTCTAACGAACTTAACACCGGCTCAGGGTACACAGTTAGAGAGATAGTTAAAACCTACGAAGATAAATATCCTTCACCAAAAGTTGCTCTGATATTCTGGGACCACGGAGACGGATGGAGAAGTTCAAGATTTGCAGCAATTGATAAAACAGACAACAGTTACCTCTTTATGTACAGGTTAGTTAACGCTCTAAAGGAGCTTCAGAGGGAAGGTTACAAAGTTAACTTCATAGGTTTTGACGAGTGTTTAATGGGAATGGAGGAAGTCTTTTTTGACGTTGGGCAGTTTTCAGACGCAGTTGTAGCCTCAGAAGCCCTTGAACCTGGTGCAGGCTGGAACTATACCTACTTATTTAGAAAAATCGTTGAAAACCCATCTGTAGACTCTTACCAGTTTGGGAAATTGGTCGTAGATGCTTACAGGGAAGCTTATAGAAATCAAGATCAAAAAACGATAATTCTTCTAAGTAAAGAAGAGATTGAAAAGTTAACAAGTGCAATTAATAAGCTCTACTACAGGCTAAGTACTGAAAACTTTCAGTATTTCTATCAGGCAAGGGAAAACTCAGTAGTAGTTTCCGACAACCAAAATCAAACCCTCTACCACGTAGACCTTTACTCATTTGCAAACCAACTAAAAGATAAGTTTTCAGAAGCTCAGGAGATTACTTCAATAATAGAAAACGCATATAAGTTCTTAAATGATCCCAATTTAAAAGGAATCTCAATCTACTTTCCCCCAACTTCAGAATCCGACGATTCATATCCTTGCTATTTGCTAGATAGACCGAGTACAGAAGTAATCTGCTTTGAAGATCCCGATTACTACAACCCGTTTGCAGTTAACCTCTGGGACGATTTTCTAACTAAATACTATTACCTGCTGGAGGATAAGTGA
- a CDS encoding type IV pilus twitching motility protein PilT — MAVSMLQLLKEVVERKASDLHIAPGSPPRIRILGDLVPLTEYGVLSATDTKNLIYSVLTDAQKKKLEEELELDFSFGIKNIARFRGNAYFQRQSLAAAFRLIPFEIPDFDSLGLPPVVKNFAHKDKGLVLVTGPTGSGKSTTLASLIKIINDTYPYHIITIEDPIEFVYNHNKSLITQRELGSDTKSFARALRASLREDPDVILVGEMRDPETIEAALTAAETGHLVFSTLHTNSTIETINRIVDVFPAEKQSQIRTQLSFVLVGAVAQKLLKRKDGRGRVAAAEVFIPTPAIRNLIRENKLHQIYSMMQTGQASTGMITMNQSLAKLCVEGIIDIEEAKKVSPDVKELETLIRAYST, encoded by the coding sequence ATGGCTGTAAGCATGCTTCAACTCCTTAAAGAGGTTGTTGAGAGAAAAGCTTCAGATCTCCACATAGCACCTGGAAGTCCACCGAGAATCAGGATTTTAGGAGATCTTGTCCCTCTAACAGAGTATGGAGTCCTCAGCGCAACCGATACAAAAAACTTAATATACAGTGTTTTAACCGACGCACAGAAAAAAAAGTTAGAGGAAGAGTTAGAACTTGACTTTTCGTTTGGTATAAAAAACATTGCAAGGTTTAGAGGAAACGCATACTTCCAGAGACAAAGCTTAGCAGCTGCTTTTAGGTTAATTCCCTTTGAAATTCCAGACTTTGACTCCTTAGGACTTCCTCCAGTAGTAAAAAACTTTGCCCACAAGGATAAGGGATTAGTTTTGGTAACAGGACCTACCGGCTCTGGTAAGTCAACTACTTTGGCATCCCTTATAAAGATCATTAACGATACCTATCCTTATCACATAATAACGATAGAAGATCCTATAGAGTTCGTGTATAACCACAATAAATCCTTAATTACACAAAGAGAACTGGGTAGTGATACTAAGAGCTTTGCAAGGGCGCTAAGGGCTTCCCTACGTGAAGATCCCGATGTTATCCTCGTCGGTGAGATGAGAGACCCTGAAACAATCGAAGCTGCCCTTACAGCGGCCGAAACTGGACACCTGGTCTTTTCAACCCTCCACACAAACTCAACGATTGAAACGATCAACCGTATAGTTGACGTTTTTCCTGCCGAAAAGCAATCACAGATAAGAACTCAGTTATCCTTCGTTTTAGTCGGAGCAGTTGCTCAGAAACTCCTCAAGAGGAAGGACGGAAGGGGAAGGGTAGCTGCTGCGGAAGTCTTCATTCCAACCCCAGCAATTAGGAACCTAATAAGGGAAAACAAACTTCACCAGATTTACTCTATGATGCAGACAGGACAGGCTTCAACGGGAATGATTACGATGAACCAAAGCCTTGCAAAGCTTTGTGTAGAAGGTATAATAGATATAGAGGAAGCTAAGAAGGTCTCTCCAGACGTTAAAGAACTGGAAACCCTTATAAGAGCTTATTCAACTTAG
- the fabD gene encoding ACP S-malonyltransferase, whose translation MPVAFIFPGQGSQYTGMGREIYEAFPEAREVFEEASEGAKVNIKRLCFEAPEEELTLTYNAQPAIFTVSMAVLRVLKSNGFSEKPILVAGHSLGEFSAAGAAGVFSVAEGALLVRKRGEFMQEAVPVGKGGMSAVIGLPAEEIEKILNEVKAGFIQVANYNAPEQTVISGEIPALEEAERKLKEAGAKRVIRLPVSAPFHSKLMEPAAVRLRELMEEVEFKKAEIPILNNADVKLIESPQDVKDSFYRQVFSPVRWVEDVRKMKELGVNRVYEIGPKNVLKGLIRKIDREIEVINVEKPKDIEKLLSS comes from the coding sequence GTGCCTGTTGCTTTCATTTTTCCCGGTCAGGGTTCACAGTACACCGGAATGGGAAGGGAAATCTACGAGGCTTTTCCTGAGGCCAGAGAGGTCTTTGAGGAAGCCTCTGAAGGAGCCAAGGTAAATATAAAAAGGCTATGTTTTGAAGCTCCTGAGGAGGAGTTGACGTTAACTTACAACGCCCAACCTGCAATATTTACTGTAAGCATGGCGGTTTTAAGGGTTTTAAAGAGCAACGGCTTTAGTGAAAAGCCTATTCTGGTTGCAGGCCACTCACTAGGCGAATTTTCAGCTGCAGGAGCTGCAGGAGTCTTCAGCGTTGCTGAAGGAGCTCTCCTCGTTAGGAAGAGAGGAGAGTTCATGCAGGAGGCAGTTCCAGTAGGAAAGGGAGGAATGAGTGCAGTTATAGGACTTCCTGCAGAGGAAATTGAAAAAATTCTAAATGAGGTTAAAGCAGGATTCATTCAAGTTGCAAATTACAACGCTCCAGAGCAGACAGTCATATCTGGGGAGATACCCGCCTTGGAGGAAGCCGAAAGGAAGTTAAAGGAAGCCGGAGCTAAGAGGGTAATAAGACTTCCAGTATCGGCTCCGTTTCACTCAAAACTCATGGAACCTGCAGCAGTTAGGCTACGGGAGCTAATGGAGGAAGTTGAGTTTAAGAAGGCTGAAATCCCTATTCTTAACAATGCAGACGTTAAACTAATTGAAAGCCCCCAAGACGTTAAAGACTCTTTCTACAGGCAGGTCTTCTCGCCCGTTAGGTGGGTTGAGGACGTAAGGAAGATGAAGGAACTTGGGGTTAACAGGGTCTACGAGATTGGACCAAAGAACGTACTAAAGGGACTCATTAGGAAAATTGATAGGGAAATTGAAGTTATAAACGTTGAAAAACCCAAAGACATTGAAAAACTTCTAAGTAGCTAG
- a CDS encoding undecaprenyl-diphosphate phosphatase, with translation MNIVDSIILGVVEGITEFLPISSTGHMILVSKLLGLQQNSFEKIFEIVIQLGAILAVVFIYKDRLIKSIELWKKLLAAFIPTGILGLLFHKFIEEKLFNPFVVSVMLIVWGIVFIVVELLYKEKEHHLKDPEKISYLKAIGIGLFQSLAMIPGTSRSGSTIIGGMLLGMKRTAATEFSFLLAIPTMLAATGFELMKNFHSINANNSIMLLVGFLTALISAFLAVKWLLNYIKNHTFIPFGIYRILVGITFLLFFL, from the coding sequence ATGAACATAGTTGATTCAATAATCCTCGGAGTCGTTGAGGGAATAACGGAGTTCCTACCTATATCTTCAACCGGACATATGATACTCGTAAGTAAACTCCTCGGCCTTCAGCAGAACTCTTTTGAAAAAATCTTTGAAATAGTAATTCAACTCGGAGCCATACTGGCAGTTGTCTTTATCTATAAAGATAGGTTAATAAAGAGCATTGAACTGTGGAAAAAGCTCTTAGCTGCATTTATCCCTACAGGAATACTGGGACTCCTATTTCACAAATTCATAGAGGAAAAGCTCTTTAATCCTTTCGTAGTCAGCGTTATGCTCATAGTATGGGGTATCGTCTTCATAGTGGTGGAACTCCTCTACAAAGAGAAAGAACATCACTTGAAAGATCCTGAAAAGATAAGTTACTTAAAAGCAATAGGTATAGGCCTGTTCCAGTCCTTAGCAATGATCCCGGGAACTTCACGCTCGGGATCAACTATAATTGGAGGAATGCTTTTAGGAATGAAAAGGACCGCAGCAACCGAGTTTTCATTCTTACTTGCAATTCCTACAATGTTGGCAGCAACCGGATTTGAACTTATGAAGAACTTCCACTCTATAAACGCTAATAACAGTATAATGCTCTTAGTTGGCTTCTTAACTGCTCTTATCTCAGCATTTTTAGCAGTTAAGTGGCTCCTAAACTACATAAAGAATCACACGTTTATACCTTTTGGAATTTATAGAATATTAGTAGGAATTACTTTCCTGCTCTTTTTTCTATAG
- a CDS encoding adenosylcobalamin-dependent ribonucleoside-diphosphate reductase, with product MFERVARAVSQAELLFGPASKAREWEEKFFEVMVNLEFLPNSPTLMNAGTPLGQLAACFVLPIGDSIEEIFNSLSLMAKIQKTGGGTGFSFSHLRPKGDLVRTTNGRASGPVSFMKVFDCTTDSIKQGGKRRGANMGVLSVNHPDIEEFITCKRDKRSFQNFNISVSCPDSFFEEVKRNGEVELINPRDGKVWRRVSARELFNLIAESAWDSGDPGILYIDEINRHNPTPEIGMIEATNPCGEVPLLPYEECNLGSINLSKLVKNGKVDWEKLRKLVEVGVRFLDCVIDVNRYPDPRIEKMAKGNRKIGLGVMGWAELLIALKIPYNSEEALKLADELMGFINRVAFETSCKLAEEKGSFPNIEKSIYRGKRVRNATRTSIAPTGTISMIAGTTPSIEPLFAIAYVKRVLNGKPVITVDPFFLKYAGHLLTKEEIIEVVRTGSIQGIGRIPEEIKRIFVTALNIPPEWHVKVQAVFQKHVDNSVSKTVNMRKDATVEDVKKVFMLGYKLKLKGITIFRQGSKEGAIEFGIKEGIKPEDLIKFPPCSCER from the coding sequence ATGTTTGAAAGGGTTGCAAGGGCTGTTTCCCAGGCGGAGCTCCTATTCGGCCCAGCTTCAAAGGCAAGGGAGTGGGAGGAGAAGTTCTTTGAGGTAATGGTTAACCTGGAATTCCTTCCAAACTCACCAACTCTGATGAATGCAGGGACTCCCCTTGGACAGCTTGCGGCCTGTTTCGTCCTTCCGATTGGGGATTCAATTGAGGAGATCTTTAACTCACTTTCCTTAATGGCAAAAATTCAGAAGACCGGGGGAGGAACGGGCTTCTCTTTCAGCCACTTAAGACCAAAAGGAGATTTAGTAAGGACAACAAACGGAAGAGCTTCGGGCCCAGTTTCCTTCATGAAGGTCTTTGACTGCACAACAGATTCTATAAAGCAGGGGGGGAAGAGGAGAGGCGCAAACATGGGAGTCCTCTCAGTTAACCACCCCGACATTGAGGAGTTTATAACCTGCAAGAGGGATAAGAGGAGCTTTCAGAACTTCAACATATCGGTTTCGTGTCCCGACTCCTTCTTTGAAGAGGTTAAAAGGAACGGAGAGGTTGAGCTTATAAACCCTAGGGACGGTAAAGTCTGGAGGAGGGTAAGTGCAAGGGAGCTCTTTAATTTGATCGCCGAGTCGGCGTGGGACTCTGGAGACCCTGGAATTCTGTACATTGATGAAATTAATAGGCACAACCCTACACCAGAAATCGGAATGATTGAAGCCACAAATCCGTGTGGGGAAGTTCCTCTCCTACCTTACGAAGAGTGCAACTTAGGTTCTATAAACCTATCAAAGCTGGTAAAGAACGGGAAAGTTGACTGGGAAAAGTTAAGAAAGCTTGTTGAAGTTGGAGTAAGGTTCCTTGACTGCGTAATAGACGTTAATAGGTACCCCGACCCGAGAATTGAGAAGATGGCGAAGGGGAACAGGAAAATCGGCCTTGGAGTAATGGGATGGGCGGAGCTCCTAATTGCCCTCAAAATCCCATACAACTCAGAAGAAGCTCTAAAGCTTGCAGATGAACTAATGGGTTTTATTAACAGAGTTGCATTTGAAACTTCCTGTAAGCTCGCAGAGGAAAAGGGAAGCTTTCCAAACATAGAAAAGAGTATCTATAGGGGAAAGAGGGTAAGAAACGCCACAAGAACGAGCATTGCCCCAACCGGAACGATCAGCATGATAGCTGGGACAACTCCAAGCATTGAACCTCTATTTGCCATAGCTTACGTAAAGAGAGTCCTTAACGGGAAACCTGTAATTACAGTTGATCCCTTTTTCTTAAAGTACGCCGGCCACCTTTTAACTAAAGAGGAAATTATAGAAGTCGTAAGGACTGGAAGTATCCAAGGGATAGGTAGAATTCCTGAGGAAATAAAAAGAATTTTCGTAACCGCCCTTAATATCCCCCCTGAGTGGCACGTTAAAGTTCAGGCTGTTTTCCAAAAGCACGTTGACAACTCGGTATCAAAGACGGTTAACATGAGAAAAGATGCAACTGTTGAAGACGTTAAAAAAGTCTTCATGCTCGGATACAAACTAAAGCTAAAGGGAATTACTATCTTTAGGCAGGGGTCAAAGGAAGGAGCAATAGAGTTTGGGATAAAAGAGGGGATAAAGCCAGAAGACTTAATAAAGTTTCCTCCCTGTAGCTGTGAAAGGTAG
- the thiL gene encoding thiamine-phosphate kinase — MRLGEFELIERLLKELPLPSKEVVVPAGDDTAVVEIGKGKYQLLTTDALVEGSHFKLKWKEVLEDLFFLLGKKLVNVCASDVASMGGIPKLALINLGTPKEIGEKCLIEIYRGIGKAAEELKISVIGGDTVKSKTLFFDMALIGESSGFMLRSCARPGDLVGVTGTFGDSRGGLELLSRGKISPKYLINRFLSPQARIREGKEALKLGVKCGTDVSDGLLFNIWTISASSRVRIDVEREKIPISQELIDTFGREKALEFALYGGEDYELVITFPEKLTAKLEELGFKVIGEVKKGSGVFLDGKKVKVSGYDHFKEEK, encoded by the coding sequence ATGAGGTTAGGTGAATTTGAACTTATAGAAAGACTCTTAAAGGAGCTCCCCCTTCCCTCAAAAGAGGTAGTTGTACCTGCAGGTGACGATACTGCCGTAGTTGAAATTGGAAAAGGGAAGTATCAGCTATTAACAACAGATGCCCTTGTAGAGGGAAGCCACTTTAAACTTAAGTGGAAAGAAGTTTTAGAGGATCTCTTCTTCCTACTTGGGAAGAAGCTGGTAAACGTGTGTGCTAGTGATGTTGCCTCAATGGGAGGGATTCCCAAGTTAGCCCTGATAAACTTAGGAACTCCAAAAGAAATTGGAGAAAAATGCTTAATTGAGATCTATAGAGGGATAGGTAAAGCGGCAGAGGAACTCAAAATAAGCGTAATTGGAGGAGACACGGTAAAGTCTAAAACTCTCTTTTTTGACATGGCTCTCATAGGGGAGAGCTCCGGCTTTATGCTTAGAAGTTGTGCAAGACCGGGAGATTTGGTAGGAGTTACCGGAACTTTTGGTGATAGTAGAGGGGGACTGGAGCTTCTTAGTAGAGGAAAGATCAGCCCAAAGTACTTAATAAATAGATTTCTATCACCGCAGGCTAGGATAAGGGAAGGGAAAGAAGCACTAAAGTTAGGAGTAAAGTGTGGAACAGACGTTAGCGACGGCCTTCTATTTAACATCTGGACTATTTCAGCTAGCTCCAGAGTAAGAATTGATGTTGAAAGAGAAAAGATACCGATATCTCAAGAACTAATAGATACATTTGGAAGAGAAAAAGCTTTAGAGTTTGCACTCTACGGAGGAGAGGACTATGAGCTGGTAATAACTTTTCCGGAAAAATTAACCGCAAAGTTGGAAGAACTGGGATTTAAAGTTATCGGAGAAGTTAAGAAAGGTAGTGGTGTCTTCCTTGACGGTAAAAAGGTAAAAGTTTCAGGTTACGATCACTTTAAGGAGGAAAAATGA